From a single Paludibacter jiangxiensis genomic region:
- a CDS encoding beta-ketoacyl-ACP synthase III has translation MKKLHAKITGMGAYVPDYILTNDELSQMMDTNDEWIMTRIGVKERHILKEEGLGTSYMAGKAVKQLLKKTNTKPEEIDALICATVTPDHMFPCTAVLTAELAGIKNAYTFDLNAACSSFTFGLTTAAALIESGRYKKIILVGADKMSSFVDYTNRATAPIFGDGAGAVLLEPTEEEIGFIDSKLYSDGIGYPHLHLKAGGSAIPPSHETIDNKEHYIYQEGQVVFKHAVSKMADVSVEIMERNNLSHDDIAWVVPHQANLRIIDAVANRMGVDKDKVMVNIEKYGNTTSATLPLCLNEWEPKLKKGDKIVLATFGAGFCWGAAYIIWAYDGKES, from the coding sequence ATGAAAAAATTACATGCAAAAATAACCGGCATGGGAGCTTACGTTCCCGACTACATCCTGACAAACGACGAGTTGTCCCAAATGATGGACACCAACGATGAATGGATAATGACCCGTATAGGTGTTAAAGAACGTCACATTCTTAAAGAAGAAGGACTTGGCACTTCATACATGGCAGGTAAAGCCGTTAAACAATTGCTGAAAAAGACCAATACAAAACCGGAAGAGATTGATGCATTGATCTGTGCAACAGTTACTCCCGACCATATGTTTCCTTGCACTGCTGTATTAACAGCCGAATTGGCAGGGATTAAAAATGCATACACGTTTGACCTGAATGCAGCTTGTTCCAGTTTCACTTTCGGACTCACGACTGCTGCTGCTCTCATTGAATCAGGTAGATATAAAAAAATAATATTGGTAGGTGCAGACAAAATGTCTTCATTTGTTGACTACACCAACCGCGCAACAGCTCCTATTTTCGGTGACGGAGCAGGTGCTGTATTACTTGAACCGACTGAAGAAGAAATCGGATTTATTGATAGCAAACTTTACTCTGATGGTATCGGCTATCCTCATCTTCACCTGAAAGCCGGAGGATCTGCAATTCCTCCTTCTCACGAAACTATCGACAACAAAGAACACTACATATATCAGGAAGGCCAGGTTGTTTTCAAACATGCCGTTAGCAAAATGGCTGACGTTTCCGTAGAAATTATGGAACGCAACAATCTGAGTCACGACGATATTGCATGGGTTGTACCTCACCAGGCTAACCTGCGAATCATCGATGCCGTTGCTAACCGCATGGGTGTAGATAAAGACAAAGTGATGGTGAATATTGAAAAATATGGCAACACCACATCTGCAACCTTACCATTGTGTCTCAACGAATGGGAACCTAAACTCAAAAAAGGTGACAAAATCGTTTTAGCCACATTCGGAGCCGGCTTTTGCTGGGGCGCAGCCTATATCATCTGGGCTTACGACGGTAAAGAATCATAA
- the rpsU gene encoding 30S ribosomal protein S21, which translates to MIVVPVKEGENIEKALKKFKRKFEKTGVVKELRRRQAFSKPSVVRREELIHAAYVQQLHQNQE; encoded by the coding sequence ATGATTGTAGTTCCAGTAAAAGAAGGCGAAAACATCGAAAAAGCCTTGAAGAAATTCAAAAGAAAATTCGAAAAAACAGGTGTGGTAAAAGAATTGAGAAGACGTCAGGCTTTTTCGAAACCGTCAGTTGTTCGTCGTGAAGAGCTGATCCATGCTGCCTACGTTCAACAATTACATCAGAACCAAGAATAA
- the mce gene encoding methylmalonyl-CoA epimerase, which yields MQPSHIEHIGIAVKSLDAVIPYYEKMLGTKCYSIEEVPEQKVRTAFFKIGQTKIELLESTDPEGPIGKYIEKRGEGVQHIAFAVEGLQDQLNTLAEEGIQLIDKQPRKGAEGLNIAFLHPKSTFGVLTELCEDPNKK from the coding sequence ATGCAACCTTCACACATTGAACACATTGGGATTGCCGTTAAGAGCCTCGATGCTGTTATTCCTTACTACGAAAAAATGTTAGGCACCAAATGCTATTCTATCGAAGAAGTTCCTGAACAGAAAGTTAGAACTGCTTTCTTCAAAATTGGCCAAACAAAAATCGAATTGCTCGAATCAACAGATCCTGAAGGCCCTATCGGTAAATATATCGAAAAAAGAGGTGAAGGCGTTCAACACATTGCATTTGCTGTTGAAGGTTTGCAGGATCAACTCAATACATTGGCTGAAGAAGGTATCCAGCTGATCGACAAGCAACCACGTAAGGGTGCTGAAGGTCTTAATATCGCATTCCTTCACCCGAAATCTACTTTCGGTGTATTGACAGAACTTTGCGAAGATCCTAACAAAAAATAA
- a CDS encoding YceD family protein, translated as MGKFDTYIIPLKSLSAGNHSFEYQLNNDYFAKIDSPEVRKGDIKAVVNVKKTGNTFEITFNLDGIAILPCDRCLDDMEQPISCKEKICVKFGKDFSDEDEVVIVPEDEGEINIAWFLYEFIVLSIPIKHVHAPGKCNKAMSAKLRNHRARNINDNDDENLEDENEDLTDNEESGNDPRWDKLKDIFDND; from the coding sequence GTGGGAAAATTTGATACATATATCATTCCGTTAAAGTCCTTAAGTGCCGGTAATCACAGCTTTGAATACCAGCTCAATAACGACTATTTTGCAAAGATCGACAGTCCTGAAGTCCGTAAAGGCGATATAAAAGCTGTCGTTAACGTAAAGAAAACAGGGAATACATTTGAAATAACATTCAATTTGGATGGCATTGCAATACTACCTTGTGACCGTTGCCTCGACGATATGGAACAACCGATTTCTTGCAAAGAAAAGATTTGCGTAAAATTCGGTAAGGATTTTTCCGATGAAGATGAAGTGGTAATTGTTCCTGAAGACGAAGGCGAAATAAACATTGCATGGTTCCTGTACGAGTTCATTGTACTTTCGATACCAATAAAGCATGTACATGCCCCGGGCAAGTGCAATAAGGCAATGTCGGCGAAGCTCCGGAATCACCGGGCCCGCAACATAAATGACAACGATGATGAAAATCTCGAAGATGAGAATGAAGATTTAACTGACAACGAAGAAAGCGGCAATGATCCCCGCTGGGACAAGTTGAAAGATATATTCGATAACGATTAA
- the tig gene encoding trigger factor: MNIVRNDIDAVNATVTVQVSKADYAEKVEKTLKEYKRKANIPGFRPGMVPVGLLKKMYGKAILAEEVNKVMSDALNNYLKENNVNILGELLPNETDQKPIDFDTQEEFEFVFDMAVAPEFEVALSQKDKVDYYDIKVDDKMIEDQVKNHQGRMGKQVQVEEVAEKDMVKGTVAEVSDSETAITVENAVIMPSYIKDEAQQAAFIGKKVGDVVTFNPSKAYTSEAEIASLLKISKEAAKEITSDFTFTITEISRFEEHALDQELFDLLYGKDTVKSEEEFRTKVSAEIKEILDENSFYRFSDDARVALIKKLDGIAFPEAFLKRWVLATNEKVTAEQVEAEFSQMLDALKWQLIRNKIATANEVKVEMEDIEAYAQKVLKAQYAQYGITNFPDDLLAEYAKESLKKEGTAEKYFEHVLENKVTEIVKSAVKLNTKEVSLDEFNQLGKA; this comes from the coding sequence ATGAATATCGTTAGAAATGATATTGATGCAGTAAATGCAACAGTGACCGTACAGGTCAGCAAGGCTGATTACGCCGAGAAGGTGGAAAAAACCCTGAAAGAGTACAAACGCAAAGCCAACATCCCAGGATTCCGTCCGGGCATGGTACCTGTAGGTTTGTTGAAAAAAATGTATGGCAAAGCTATTCTTGCTGAAGAAGTAAACAAGGTAATGAGCGATGCATTAAACAATTACTTAAAAGAAAACAATGTCAATATTTTAGGCGAATTACTTCCTAACGAAACAGATCAAAAACCAATTGATTTTGACACTCAGGAAGAATTTGAGTTCGTTTTCGACATGGCTGTAGCACCTGAATTTGAGGTTGCACTTTCACAAAAAGACAAGGTTGACTACTACGACATCAAGGTTGACGATAAAATGATCGAAGATCAGGTTAAAAACCACCAGGGTCGTATGGGCAAACAAGTTCAGGTTGAAGAAGTTGCCGAAAAAGACATGGTAAAAGGTACTGTTGCTGAAGTATCTGACAGCGAAACTGCAATTACAGTTGAAAACGCTGTAATCATGCCTTCATATATTAAAGACGAAGCTCAACAAGCTGCTTTCATTGGCAAAAAAGTAGGCGATGTGGTTACATTTAACCCTTCAAAAGCATACACCAGTGAAGCTGAAATTGCTTCTCTTTTGAAAATTTCCAAAGAAGCAGCAAAAGAAATTACCAGTGATTTCACATTTACAATTACTGAAATCTCACGTTTCGAAGAACATGCTCTCGATCAGGAACTGTTCGATTTGCTTTACGGCAAGGACACAGTTAAATCGGAAGAAGAGTTCCGTACCAAAGTGTCTGCCGAAATCAAAGAAATTCTGGACGAAAACAGTTTCTACCGTTTCTCTGACGATGCCCGTGTTGCTTTAATCAAGAAACTTGACGGCATTGCATTCCCTGAAGCATTCCTGAAACGCTGGGTTTTGGCTACCAACGAAAAGGTAACCGCCGAACAGGTTGAAGCTGAATTCTCTCAAATGCTTGATGCTTTGAAATGGCAATTGATTCGCAACAAAATTGCAACTGCCAACGAAGTAAAAGTTGAGATGGAAGATATCGAAGCTTATGCACAGAAAGTACTGAAAGCTCAATATGCTCAATACGGCATCACCAATTTCCCTGATGATTTATTGGCTGAATATGCTAAAGAATCGTTGAAAAAAGAAGGCACTGCTGAAAAATACTTTGAACACGTACTGGAAAACAAAGTGACTGAAATTGTAAAATCAGCAGTTAAGCTGAATACAAAAGAGGTTTCTCTGGATGAGTTCAACCAACTTGGCAAAGCATAA
- the hpf gene encoding ribosome hibernation-promoting factor, HPF/YfiA family, with protein MTIRIQAIKFEASQKLEEHITKKVSKLDRFFDEILSAEVILKVVKPEAVANKEALVKINIPGNEIFASKVCDTFEEAVDTAVDAIEKQVIRHKEKIKQPAN; from the coding sequence ATGACCATTAGAATTCAAGCCATCAAATTTGAGGCTAGCCAGAAATTGGAAGAACACATTACAAAGAAAGTATCTAAGCTCGACAGGTTCTTTGACGAAATACTGAGTGCGGAAGTTATTTTGAAAGTGGTAAAGCCGGAAGCTGTTGCCAACAAGGAAGCCTTGGTGAAAATTAACATCCCTGGAAATGAAATTTTCGCATCAAAAGTATGTGATACGTTCGAAGAAGCAGTCGATACTGCAGTGGATGCGATCGAAAAACAAGTGATTCGACACAAAGAAAAAATTAAACAACCCGCAAATTAA
- the rpmF gene encoding 50S ribosomal protein L32, translating into MAHPKRKHSKQRTAKRRTHDKAVAPTLAVCSNCGAMHIYHTVCGACGYYRGKLAIEKLATV; encoded by the coding sequence ATGGCACATCCTAAAAGAAAACATTCGAAACAACGCACAGCAAAAAGACGTACTCACGACAAAGCCGTTGCTCCGACTTTAGCAGTTTGCTCAAACTGTGGTGCTATGCACATTTATCACACAGTGTGCGGCGCTTGCGGTTACTATCGCGGTAAATTAGCTATTGAGAAACTTGCAACCGTTTAA
- a CDS encoding acyl-CoA carboxylase subunit beta: MSNQLTKVQELIDLRAQARLGGGQKRIDSQHKKGKYTARERIDMLLDKGSFEEFDMFVKHRCTNFGIDKETYLGDGVVTGSGTINGRLVYVFAQDFTVFGGSLSETLALKICKVMDHAMKMGAPCIGINDSGGARIQEGINALAGYAEIFQRNILASGVIPQISAIFGPCAGGAVYSPALTDFNIMAKGSSYMFLTGPKVVKTVTGEDVTQEQLGGASVHASKSGVAHFAVDTEEEGLELIRHLISFLPQNNMEEAPVVPCTDPIDRLEDSLNEIIPDNPNKPYDMYEVIGAIIDNGEFLEIHRDFARNIIVGFARFNGQSVGIVANQPKVLAGVLDSNASRKAGRFVRFCDAFNIPLVTLVDVPGFLPGTGQEYAGVILHGAKLLYAYGEATVPKVTVTLRKSYGGSHIVMSCKQLRGDLNYAWPSAEIAVMGADGAVEVLYSKEIKAVEDPEAQKAIAEEKKKEYNDLFCNPFNAAKYGYIEDVIEPRNTRFRIIRGLSQLATKKVTNPLKKHGNIPL, encoded by the coding sequence ATGAGCAATCAACTCACTAAAGTGCAAGAACTTATTGACTTGCGCGCACAAGCTCGTCTTGGCGGAGGTCAAAAACGTATTGATTCGCAACACAAAAAGGGAAAATACACAGCTCGCGAACGTATCGACATGCTGTTGGATAAAGGTAGTTTCGAAGAATTCGATATGTTTGTAAAACACCGTTGTACCAACTTCGGTATTGATAAAGAAACTTACCTCGGCGACGGTGTGGTAACCGGTTCAGGTACCATCAACGGTCGTTTGGTTTATGTTTTTGCTCAGGATTTCACCGTATTCGGTGGTTCTTTGTCTGAAACTCTCGCGTTAAAGATCTGTAAAGTAATGGATCATGCCATGAAAATGGGAGCCCCTTGTATCGGTATCAATGATTCAGGAGGTGCTCGTATTCAGGAAGGTATCAATGCTTTGGCAGGTTACGCTGAAATTTTCCAACGTAACATTCTTGCTTCGGGCGTTATTCCTCAGATTTCTGCCATCTTCGGTCCTTGCGCCGGTGGTGCTGTATATTCTCCGGCTCTTACCGACTTCAACATCATGGCTAAAGGTAGCAGCTACATGTTCCTTACCGGTCCGAAGGTGGTAAAAACCGTTACCGGTGAAGATGTAACACAAGAACAACTTGGTGGTGCAAGCGTTCACGCTTCTAAATCAGGTGTTGCTCACTTTGCCGTTGATACTGAAGAAGAAGGACTCGAACTGATCCGTCACTTGATTAGCTTCCTTCCTCAAAACAACATGGAAGAAGCTCCGGTTGTTCCATGTACCGATCCTATCGATCGTCTGGAAGATTCGTTGAACGAAATCATTCCTGACAACCCCAACAAACCTTACGATATGTACGAAGTTATCGGTGCTATCATCGATAACGGCGAATTCCTCGAAATTCACCGCGACTTCGCACGTAATATCATCGTTGGTTTTGCTCGTTTCAACGGTCAGTCTGTTGGTATCGTAGCCAACCAGCCGAAAGTATTGGCAGGTGTACTGGATAGCAACGCTTCTCGTAAAGCAGGTCGTTTCGTTCGTTTCTGCGACGCATTCAATATTCCTTTGGTTACTTTGGTTGACGTTCCGGGCTTCTTGCCGGGTACAGGTCAGGAATACGCCGGTGTAATTCTTCACGGTGCTAAATTGCTTTACGCTTATGGCGAAGCTACTGTGCCTAAAGTAACAGTTACATTGCGTAAATCGTACGGTGGTTCTCACATCGTAATGAGCTGTAAACAACTTCGTGGTGACCTTAACTACGCTTGGCCTTCTGCCGAAATCGCAGTAATGGGCGCCGACGGTGCTGTTGAAGTATTGTACAGCAAAGAAATCAAAGCTGTTGAAGATCCGGAAGCTCAAAAAGCTATTGCAGAAGAAAAGAAGAAAGAATACAACGATTTATTCTGCAATCCTTTCAATGCTGCTAAATATGGCTATATCGAGGATGTAATCGAACCGCGTAACACCCGTTTCCGTATCATCCGTGGATTGTCTCAATTGGCTACCAAGAAAGTGACTAATCCGTTGAAAAAACACGGTAATATTCCACTTTAA
- a CDS encoding phosphatase PAP2 family protein, which produces MYLPEPLVEWDKHLLLFINQHNSSWLDSFYWTLSGSLFPIVFGVVLLFLLVKDNGVKTVWYLIFLGLTILLADNISSAIIKPVVARLRPSHDPSIMNLLHIVHDYRGGMYGFVSSHAANTFGVALFLSLLLRNHLLSFSFFIWAALTSYSRMYLGVHYPVDIIGGMVVGLLSGACCFLLMEMLAPKILKSQNLDTPPYLPVRERSYFLIVYGVTFLIIAIKSFF; this is translated from the coding sequence ATGTATTTACCAGAACCACTCGTGGAGTGGGATAAACATTTATTGCTATTTATTAATCAGCACAATAGTTCATGGCTTGATAGCTTCTACTGGACTCTTTCCGGTTCTCTTTTCCCAATCGTGTTTGGAGTTGTTCTTTTGTTTTTGCTTGTTAAGGACAACGGCGTGAAAACTGTTTGGTATTTGATCTTTCTGGGACTTACTATTTTGCTTGCAGATAATATTTCATCGGCGATAATCAAACCTGTAGTTGCACGTTTGCGACCTTCCCATGATCCTTCCATCATGAATCTTTTGCATATTGTACACGATTACAGAGGAGGTATGTACGGGTTCGTTTCATCTCATGCTGCCAATACTTTTGGCGTTGCGCTTTTCCTGAGTCTTTTATTGCGAAACCATTTGCTGAGCTTTTCTTTCTTTATCTGGGCTGCTTTGACATCCTATTCGCGGATGTACCTTGGAGTGCACTATCCGGTTGATATTATTGGAGGAATGGTTGTCGGGCTGCTTTCCGGAGCTTGCTGCTTTTTGTTGATGGAAATGTTAGCTCCAAAGATTTTAAAGAGTCAGAATCTTGATACACCGCCTTATCTTCCGGTCAGAGAGCGGAGTTATTTCTTAATTGTGTACGGAGTGACGTTTTTGATTATCGCAATTAAGAGTTTCTTTTAA
- a CDS encoding biotin/lipoyl-containing protein has product MKEYKYKIAGKDYKVVINKVEDFVAEVEVNGETYQVEMEKVEKAAPVIVRPVVAAAAPVASAPKAATGAAGAIKSPLPGIILEINVNVGDVVKVGQKVAMLEAMKMENAINADHEGKVVSINVNKGDSVLEGTDLIVLE; this is encoded by the coding sequence ATGAAAGAATATAAATATAAAATAGCTGGTAAGGACTACAAAGTTGTTATCAACAAAGTGGAAGATTTCGTTGCTGAAGTTGAAGTGAACGGCGAAACTTATCAGGTTGAAATGGAGAAAGTTGAAAAAGCTGCTCCTGTAATTGTTCGTCCTGTTGTCGCTGCCGCTGCTCCTGTTGCCAGCGCACCTAAAGCTGCTACCGGTGCTGCCGGAGCCATCAAATCTCCGCTGCCAGGTATTATCCTCGAAATCAACGTAAATGTTGGTGATGTAGTGAAAGTAGGCCAGAAAGTGGCTATGCTTGAAGCTATGAAAATGGAAAACGCCATCAATGCAGACCATGAAGGTAAGGTAGTTTCAATTAACGTCAACAAAGGTGATTCTGTTTTGGAAGGTACCGATTTGATCGTTCTTGAATAA
- a CDS encoding tyrosine-type recombinase/integrase: MIDLFIEYLRYEKNSSSHTVLSYHNDIKQFARFLDPESDSFDPQQVTPLSIREWIISLMETGDSARTVNRKLSALKSFYRFLSHKSLCTNNPTKKLISPKIKKPLPLVFRENEVNFVSENIIENDFEHLRDKLIVELFYQTGIRRAELIGLKDGDVDLNKRTLRVLGKRNKERIVPFGQLLADLIARYIKERDAFLEENIAERLIVLNNGAEVYPKFIYNKVRNAFTGVTPVKKRSPHVLRHTFATTLLNNGAELNAVKELLGHSNLSATEIYTHTTFDQLHSIYQQAHPRAKKRR; this comes from the coding sequence ATGATCGACCTATTCATAGAATACTTACGGTATGAGAAGAATTCTTCTTCTCATACCGTTTTGTCGTATCATAACGACATAAAACAATTTGCCCGGTTCTTAGATCCGGAGTCAGACAGTTTTGATCCGCAGCAGGTGACTCCTCTTTCCATTCGCGAATGGATTATTAGCTTGATGGAAACTGGCGATAGTGCCAGAACCGTCAATAGAAAACTATCCGCTCTCAAGTCGTTCTACCGCTTTCTCTCACATAAAAGTCTGTGTACGAATAACCCAACAAAAAAACTCATTTCTCCTAAAATAAAAAAGCCATTACCTTTGGTTTTTCGGGAAAATGAAGTTAATTTTGTCTCAGAAAACATCATCGAGAATGATTTTGAACATTTGAGAGATAAGTTAATTGTCGAGCTTTTTTATCAGACTGGTATCAGGCGGGCAGAGCTTATAGGCTTAAAAGATGGTGATGTTGATTTGAACAAACGTACACTCAGAGTGCTGGGGAAACGAAATAAAGAACGCATTGTTCCTTTCGGCCAATTACTGGCAGATTTGATTGCCAGATATATTAAAGAAAGAGATGCTTTTTTAGAAGAAAATATTGCGGAGCGGCTTATAGTCCTTAATAATGGAGCCGAAGTTTATCCGAAATTCATATATAATAAGGTGCGAAATGCTTTTACCGGGGTTACTCCTGTAAAAAAGAGAAGTCCTCATGTGTTAAGGCATACATTTGCAACAACCTTATTGAATAACGGGGCAGAACTGAATGCGGTGAAAGAGCTGTTGGGACATAGTAATCTGTCGGCGACAGAGATTTATACCCATACGACCTTTGATCAGTTGCATTCCATCTATCAACAAGCCCATCCAAGGGCAAAAAAAAGGAGGTAA
- a CDS encoding TonB-dependent receptor, with protein MESKRFFLSLSVLITICVMSVSAKSAADISATVKDSQTRQPIEFATVELLSAHDSLLIGCITDSKGYFEITPPAKTGKIRIRYLGYKNLEMAFKDRDLGTLLMEEDSKQLNEVAIKGSARQNKIDRDVFTITKELKAGTASSQELLGKLNGVNYNRYDKSISVNGSTKVLILIDGVEKDQQMAKTLSPDRIERVEVIKDPVGKYATDGYTAVINIVLKKDYSGVDFYVGNTSFFDVAGSNGSQWFVQDYGNMNLTYTYKKYNIYMSGWGYGNNFCLPFDNIKKYGNITTASDPFDFDNPNGRIKDASGSASLGGDYMLSKNQTISAEVNWSGDKQNQSFLNNLTNSNNGVFLSRSTSESMQKGHNNSLTTTITYNGKFGEKSSLTSDLRYGFGSGVSDNTYEQDNFLSASNINKSSNYIRFNAGYTYQFNPLLSMELGYGLKSQSNTNKLSGTSFSYDELKNRFSMYVSYQPLKKWKMKGGGVLETYHQNYLGESRNVSAFLPYFNLQYTASPKFNVVAKYHTFADYPSMDQLTPFKTASDSLTWNVGNPDLKTAIYQKLGLEFHIMNFITIEPYYHFDNRRIASFVSNVGKYYYISNVNADLYQRYGVQLNFTLPLSKTIFWQNWMDFYKNHLEFNGVGTTVRNSLINSTLVYVNPKIGLTAGAVLQKQLCKDAAIQGYTSNNNDLIVLFINKSLMKQKLNITLMYMPPVKMGLKYEQTNVTEAGSYYQMSRASLNLIKNLTFVEVNYHFNAGKEVKKREPVPDGDAAKKKSGGIGL; from the coding sequence ATGGAGAGTAAACGTTTTTTCTTATCGTTATCTGTGTTGATAACTATTTGTGTAATGTCGGTATCTGCAAAAAGTGCAGCTGATATTTCGGCAACGGTAAAGGATAGCCAAACTAGGCAGCCAATTGAGTTTGCAACCGTAGAGTTGTTATCGGCGCACGACAGTTTGCTGATAGGGTGTATCACTGATTCAAAAGGATACTTTGAAATTACCCCACCGGCAAAGACCGGCAAAATCCGAATTCGCTATCTGGGATATAAGAATCTGGAGATGGCATTTAAGGATCGTGATCTGGGAACTCTTTTGATGGAAGAGGATTCTAAGCAACTAAATGAGGTTGCGATAAAAGGCAGCGCAAGGCAAAACAAGATTGATCGTGATGTTTTTACTATTACAAAAGAATTGAAGGCGGGCACAGCTTCGTCGCAGGAACTGCTGGGTAAGCTGAACGGGGTGAATTATAACCGGTATGACAAGTCAATCAGTGTCAACGGTAGTACAAAGGTGCTGATTTTGATTGATGGTGTTGAAAAAGATCAGCAAATGGCCAAGACCCTTTCGCCCGACCGGATTGAACGGGTTGAAGTGATAAAGGATCCGGTAGGTAAATATGCAACTGACGGTTATACGGCGGTTATTAATATTGTGCTCAAGAAAGATTATTCGGGGGTTGATTTCTATGTCGGAAATACTTCCTTTTTTGATGTGGCAGGCAGTAATGGTTCGCAGTGGTTCGTTCAGGATTATGGCAATATGAATCTTACCTATACCTATAAGAAATACAATATTTATATGTCGGGATGGGGGTATGGAAATAATTTTTGTTTGCCATTCGATAATATTAAGAAGTATGGTAATATAACGACAGCTTCGGATCCGTTTGATTTTGATAACCCTAATGGGCGGATAAAAGATGCCAGTGGAAGCGCAAGCCTGGGCGGTGACTATATGCTGAGTAAAAACCAGACAATATCTGCGGAGGTAAACTGGAGCGGAGATAAGCAAAATCAATCATTTCTTAATAATCTGACCAATTCAAATAACGGTGTTTTTCTTAGTCGAAGTACGTCAGAATCTATGCAGAAAGGGCATAATAATTCGCTTACCACAACAATTACCTATAACGGAAAATTCGGAGAAAAGAGTTCGTTGACATCGGATTTGCGTTATGGATTCGGAAGTGGAGTGTCGGATAATACATACGAACAGGATAACTTTTTGTCTGCGAGCAATATTAATAAATCCAGTAACTATATTCGTTTCAATGCAGGCTACACTTATCAGTTTAATCCGTTGTTGTCCATGGAGCTTGGATATGGTCTGAAAAGCCAAAGCAATACGAATAAATTATCAGGAACCTCCTTTTCGTATGATGAACTGAAAAATCGATTTTCGATGTATGTAAGTTACCAGCCGTTAAAAAAATGGAAGATGAAAGGTGGTGGAGTTTTGGAAACCTATCATCAGAATTATTTGGGTGAGTCAAGAAATGTAAGCGCTTTTCTTCCTTATTTTAACTTGCAGTATACGGCAAGCCCCAAATTTAATGTCGTGGCAAAATACCATACATTTGCGGATTATCCGTCCATGGATCAGCTGACTCCATTTAAGACGGCATCCGACTCTTTGACATGGAATGTGGGTAATCCGGATCTGAAAACTGCTATTTACCAAAAGCTTGGACTGGAATTTCATATAATGAATTTTATTACAATTGAGCCATATTATCATTTTGATAACAGACGGATTGCGTCTTTTGTTTCCAATGTAGGAAAGTATTATTACATCAGTAATGTAAATGCTGATTTGTATCAACGTTACGGTGTACAGCTCAATTTTACACTTCCTTTAAGCAAAACAATTTTCTGGCAAAACTGGATGGATTTTTATAAAAACCATCTTGAATTTAATGGCGTGGGCACGACCGTTAGAAACTCGTTGATTAATTCGACGTTGGTTTATGTAAATCCGAAAATCGGACTTACAGCCGGAGCTGTGTTACAAAAACAGTTGTGTAAAGATGCTGCTATTCAGGGATATACGTCAAACAATAATGATTTGATAGTTTTGTTTATCAATAAATCTCTGATGAAACAAAAGCTGAACATAACGCTCATGTATATGCCTCCTGTAAAAATGGGGTTGAAATATGAACAGACCAATGTTACCGAAGCTGGAAGCTATTACCAGATGTCGCGGGCAAGCTTGAATTTGATTAAGAACCTGACCTTTGTTGAAGTGAACTATCATTTTAATGCCGGTAAAGAGGTTAAGAAAAGAGAACCTGTGCCTGATGGTGACGCTGCTAAGAAAAAGTCAGGCGGAATTGGATTGTAA